One region of Methanomicrobiales archaeon genomic DNA includes:
- the cbiB gene encoding adenosylcobinamide-phosphate synthase CbiB, translating to MVTAGLVGLLPGEPAPHLLAALTLLLALAVDRALGDPRSPFHPVALVGRFIGWWGRPALWPPSLQRVGGVCAALCTAALFALPFFVFERFAPWYLYLLAAPFLLKFCFAWRSLEEHAEAVRQALARDDAAARELLARMVSRDTAALSREQILSGAYESASENLVDSIVAPLFYYALFGLPGAAFYRAANTMDAMLGYRDERERLGWFPARLDDALNFVPARLGGLVLLLYFGLRGRFAAARGALRRDARKRPGFNGGIPMAIIAGGAGVCFEKPGVYCMGNPERSLFEGGDGVIRAIRAATLISAGLLAGILVLAGPLAAPPV from the coding sequence ATGGTCACGGCGGGGCTCGTAGGCCTTCTCCCGGGAGAGCCCGCCCCCCACCTCCTGGCCGCGCTGACCCTCCTCCTCGCCCTCGCGGTGGATCGCGCCCTCGGGGATCCGCGGTCCCCGTTCCACCCGGTCGCCCTGGTCGGTCGGTTTATCGGCTGGTGGGGCCGCCCGGCGCTCTGGCCCCCCTCCCTCCAGCGGGTTGGCGGTGTCTGCGCCGCTCTCTGCACCGCCGCTCTCTTCGCCCTCCCGTTCTTCGTCTTCGAGCGGTTCGCTCCCTGGTACCTCTACCTCCTCGCCGCCCCCTTCCTCCTGAAGTTCTGCTTCGCCTGGAGATCCCTGGAGGAGCACGCGGAGGCGGTGCGGCAGGCGCTCGCCCGTGACGACGCCGCGGCACGGGAACTGCTCGCCCGCATGGTGAGCCGCGACACCGCCGCCCTCTCCCGCGAGCAGATCCTCTCGGGCGCGTACGAGTCCGCCTCCGAGAACCTGGTGGACAGCATCGTCGCGCCCCTCTTCTACTACGCACTCTTCGGACTCCCCGGGGCGGCGTTCTACCGTGCGGCGAACACGATGGACGCGATGCTCGGATACCGCGACGAGCGGGAGCGCCTGGGGTGGTTCCCCGCCCGCCTCGACGACGCCCTCAACTTCGTCCCGGCCCGGCTCGGCGGTCTCGTCCTCCTCCTCTACTTCGGGCTGCGGGGGCGGTTTGCGGCGGCCCGTGGCGCCCTCCGCCGGGATGCGCGAAAACGCCCCGGCTTCAACGGGGGGATCCCGATGGCGATCATCGCCGGGGGCGCCGGCGTCTGCTTCGAGAAGCCGGGCGTCTACTGCATGGGAAATCCCGAGCGGTCCCTTTTCGAGGGTGGGGACGGCGTGATCCGGGCGATCCGGGCGGCGACCCTGATCTCCGCGGGGCTTCTCGCGGGAATCCTGGTGCTGGCGGGGCCGCTCGCCGCACCTCCCGTCTAG
- a CDS encoding aminotransferase class I/II-fold pyridoxal phosphate-dependent enzyme — MRDFVSNRARTIPPSGIRRFFDLVQDMEGVISLGVGEPDFCTPWKICEASIYSIEHGRTSYTSNKGLRPLREALAGHLASRYRLEYDPEEEIIITSGVSEAVDIALRAVVDPADEVLVAEPCYVAYAPGVTLAGGVPVPVPCRAEDDFRLTADALLERITPRTKALMINFPNNPTGAVLTRSDLAEIADVVIDHDLLLISDEVYAELTYEGTHTAAASIDGLRERTITLNGFSKAYAMTGWRIGYLCAPAPLCAAALKIHQYVMLCAPVMGQMAALEALRSGEEEKNAMVREYRLRRNLFVDGLNKLGLSCHVPKGAFYAFPSVASTGMSDFEFAEALLKEQRVAAVPGSVFGASGAGRMRCAYAVSREEILTALRRMEEFLAARKR, encoded by the coding sequence ATGAGGGACTTCGTCTCGAATAGGGCCCGCACCATCCCCCCTTCGGGCATCCGCAGGTTCTTCGACCTGGTGCAGGACATGGAGGGTGTCATCTCCCTCGGGGTGGGCGAACCCGACTTCTGCACCCCCTGGAAGATCTGCGAGGCGAGCATCTACTCGATCGAGCACGGGCGCACCTCCTACACCTCGAACAAGGGGCTCCGCCCGCTGCGGGAGGCGCTCGCAGGCCACCTCGCCTCCCGCTACCGCCTGGAGTACGACCCCGAGGAGGAGATCATCATCACCAGCGGCGTGAGCGAGGCGGTCGACATCGCGCTTCGCGCCGTGGTGGATCCCGCCGACGAGGTGCTGGTCGCCGAACCCTGCTACGTCGCCTACGCCCCCGGTGTGACCCTCGCCGGCGGGGTTCCGGTCCCGGTGCCCTGCCGGGCGGAGGACGATTTCCGCCTCACGGCGGATGCCCTGCTGGAGCGCATCACCCCCCGCACCAAGGCCCTGATGATCAACTTCCCCAACAACCCGACGGGGGCGGTGCTGACCCGCTCCGACCTCGCGGAGATCGCCGACGTGGTGATCGACCACGACCTCCTGCTGATCAGCGACGAGGTCTACGCGGAGCTGACCTACGAGGGGACCCATACGGCGGCGGCTTCGATCGACGGGCTGCGGGAGCGCACCATCACCTTAAACGGCTTCTCCAAGGCCTACGCGATGACCGGCTGGCGCATCGGCTACCTCTGCGCTCCCGCGCCGCTCTGTGCGGCGGCGCTGAAGATCCACCAGTACGTGATGCTCTGCGCTCCCGTCATGGGGCAGATGGCTGCCCTGGAAGCCCTCCGCTCCGGTGAGGAGGAGAAGAACGCCATGGTGCGGGAGTACCGCCTGCGGAGGAACCTCTTCGTGGACGGGCTCAACAAGCTCGGGCTCTCCTGCCACGTGCCGAAGGGCGCATTCTACGCCTTCCCCTCCGTCGCGTCCACGGGGATGTCCGACTTCGAGTTCGCCGAGGCGCTCCTGAAAGAGCAGCGGGTGGCGGCGGTGCCGGGCAGCGTCTTCGGAGCTTCGGGAGCCGGACGGATGCGGTGCGCCTACGCCGTCTCCCGCGAGGAGATCCTGACGGCCCTGCGGCGGATGGAGGAGTTCCTCGCCGCGCGGAAGAGGTGA
- the pdxT gene encoding pyridoxal 5'-phosphate synthase glutaminase subunit PdxT encodes MGGRIGVLALQGDVSEHVQAFRRALREAGRGEGAAVFVLRRADQIAGCDAIAIPGGESTTISRLIDKNGMRAPLETFDGGIFATCAGMVLMAEEVDDPRVRPLGLMDMTVLRNAFGRQRESFEADLDVAGLDRPFHAIFIRAPLASRVGGDAQPMASIERGAVAVRQGRHMAFSFHPELGGDLRLHRLFLNGLVG; translated from the coding sequence GTGGGCGGTAGGATCGGGGTGCTCGCCCTCCAGGGCGACGTATCGGAGCACGTCCAGGCCTTCCGCAGGGCCCTTCGGGAGGCGGGGCGGGGCGAAGGCGCCGCAGTCTTCGTACTCCGCCGCGCCGACCAGATCGCGGGCTGCGACGCGATCGCCATCCCCGGCGGGGAGTCCACCACCATCTCCCGCCTGATCGACAAGAACGGCATGCGGGCTCCTCTGGAGACGTTCGACGGCGGGATCTTCGCCACCTGCGCCGGCATGGTGCTGATGGCAGAAGAGGTGGACGACCCCCGGGTCCGCCCCCTTGGCCTGATGGACATGACGGTCCTCCGCAACGCCTTCGGGCGGCAGCGGGAGTCGTTCGAGGCCGACCTGGACGTCGCGGGGCTGGACAGGCCGTTCCACGCCATTTTCATCCGCGCCCCGCTCGCGTCCCGCGTGGGCGGGGATGCGCAGCCGATGGCGTCCATCGAGCGGGGCGCCGTCGCGGTGCGGCAGGGGCGGCACATGGCGTTCTCCTTCCACCCGGAGCTCGGCGGGGACCTGCGGCTGCACCGCCTGTTCCTGAACGGTCTTGTTGGTTGA
- the pdxS gene encoding pyridoxal 5'-phosphate synthase lyase subunit PdxS, producing MKLEELRFGTELLKRGFASMQKGGVIMDVVSAEQAKVAEEAGAVAVMALERVPADIRKAGGVARMADPAKVLEIIDAVSIPVMAKVRIGHFVEAQVLESLGVDMIDESEVLTPADEQFHIDKTRFTIPFVCGARDLGEALRRIDEGAAMIRTKGEAGTGNVVEAVRHMRNIMGAIRSLQGKSSQELTDFAREIEAPAALVAECARLQRLPVVNFSAGGIATPADAALMMQLGADGVFVGSGIFLSSNPPRMARAIVEAVNHYDEPAVIAEVSKNLGEPMRGLDIHTLKESEVLQTRGR from the coding sequence ATGAAGCTAGAGGAGCTGAGATTCGGGACCGAGCTGCTGAAGCGGGGTTTTGCGTCCATGCAGAAAGGGGGCGTGATCATGGATGTGGTCTCCGCCGAGCAGGCGAAGGTGGCGGAGGAGGCCGGCGCCGTCGCCGTGATGGCGCTCGAGCGGGTGCCGGCGGATATCCGCAAGGCCGGCGGGGTCGCGCGGATGGCGGACCCGGCGAAGGTGCTGGAGATCATCGATGCGGTCTCCATCCCGGTGATGGCGAAGGTGCGGATCGGCCACTTCGTCGAGGCCCAGGTGCTGGAGAGCCTCGGCGTGGACATGATCGACGAGAGCGAGGTGCTGACGCCGGCCGACGAGCAGTTCCATATCGACAAGACGCGGTTCACCATACCGTTCGTCTGCGGCGCACGGGACCTGGGGGAGGCGCTCCGCCGCATCGACGAGGGCGCCGCGATGATCCGCACCAAGGGCGAGGCCGGCACCGGCAACGTGGTGGAGGCGGTGCGGCATATGCGGAACATCATGGGTGCGATCCGCAGCCTGCAGGGGAAGAGTTCGCAGGAGCTCACGGACTTTGCCCGGGAGATCGAGGCCCCCGCGGCCCTCGTGGCGGAGTGCGCACGTCTCCAGCGGCTCCCCGTGGTCAACTTCTCCGCGGGCGGAATCGCCACGCCGGCCGACGCCGCCCTGATGATGCAGCTCGGCGCCGACGGGGTCTTCGTCGGCTCCGGCATCTTCCTCTCCAGCAACCCGCCGCGGATGGCGAGAGCGATCGTCGAGGCGGTCAACCACTACGACGAGCCTGCGGTCATCGCCGAGGTCTCGAAGAACCTGGGAGAGCCGATGCGGGGCCTGGACATCCACACCCTGAAAGAGTCCGAGGTGCTGCAGACCCGTGGGCGGTAG
- a CDS encoding ORC1-type DNA replication protein produces MADERERSTGLFDKYLTNKSIFRNREVLRHSYRPNILPHRQPQIGAVASILAPALKNETPSNILLYGKTGTGKTAVVRYVGAELEKASSEMGTVCRVVHLNCEVIDTQYRVLAQIAKGIEEADAVPSDRSRATIPMTGWPTDQVYAELKSQLEASVGVLVIVLDEIDKLVKKSGDETLYNLTRINSDLKKAKVSIIGISNDLRFTDFLDPRVLSSLSEEEIVFPPYDAHQLRDILQQRAEMAFEPGVLEEGVIPLCAALAATEHGDARRALDLLRVSGELADRESADKVTERHVKMAQEKIETDSMIECVSTLPTQSKVVLYAMVLLDQMGKKIFTSGEVVQVYREVAKLLDLDILTHRRITDLVSELNMLGVINTRVVSKGRYGRTKEMWFDANTARIRDVIYKDPRLSEERLMQIDANRLRGLFR; encoded by the coding sequence ATGGCAGACGAGAGGGAGCGATCAACGGGACTGTTCGACAAGTACCTTACCAATAAGAGCATATTCAGGAACCGGGAAGTTCTGCGGCACTCCTACCGTCCCAATATCCTCCCGCACCGCCAGCCCCAGATCGGGGCGGTCGCCTCCATTCTGGCTCCGGCGCTGAAGAACGAGACCCCCTCCAACATCCTCCTCTACGGAAAGACGGGCACGGGGAAGACGGCGGTGGTGCGCTACGTGGGGGCGGAGCTGGAGAAGGCGAGCAGCGAGATGGGAACCGTCTGCCGTGTGGTCCACCTCAACTGCGAGGTGATCGACACCCAGTACCGCGTCCTGGCCCAGATCGCCAAGGGGATCGAGGAGGCCGACGCGGTCCCGAGCGACCGAAGCCGCGCCACGATTCCCATGACCGGGTGGCCGACCGATCAGGTCTACGCCGAGTTGAAAAGCCAGCTTGAGGCCTCCGTCGGGGTGCTGGTGATCGTGCTCGACGAGATCGACAAGCTCGTCAAGAAGAGCGGCGACGAGACCCTCTACAACCTGACGCGCATCAACTCCGACTTGAAGAAGGCCAAGGTCTCCATCATCGGGATCTCCAACGACCTGCGGTTCACCGATTTCCTGGATCCCCGCGTGCTCTCGTCCCTGTCCGAGGAGGAGATCGTCTTCCCCCCCTACGACGCCCACCAGCTGCGGGATATCCTCCAGCAGCGCGCGGAGATGGCGTTCGAGCCGGGCGTGCTCGAGGAGGGGGTCATCCCCCTCTGCGCCGCCCTGGCGGCGACGGAGCACGGGGACGCACGGCGGGCGCTGGACCTGCTGCGGGTCTCGGGAGAGCTCGCTGACCGCGAGAGCGCGGACAAGGTGACCGAGAGGCACGTGAAGATGGCGCAGGAGAAGATCGAGACCGACAGCATGATCGAGTGCGTCTCGACGCTGCCGACCCAGAGCAAGGTGGTGCTCTATGCCATGGTCCTCCTGGACCAGATGGGGAAGAAGATCTTCACGAGCGGAGAGGTGGTCCAGGTCTACCGTGAGGTCGCCAAGCTGCTCGACCTGGACATCCTCACCCACCGCCGGATCACGGACCTCGTCTCGGAGCTGAACATGCTCGGCGTGATCAACACCCGGGTGGTCTCCAAGGGGCGCTACGGGCGGACCAAGGAGATGTGGTTCGACGCGAACACCGCCCGCATCCGCGACGTGATCTACAAGGATCCGCGCCTCTCCGAGGAAAGGTTGATGCAGATAGATGCCAACCGGTTGAGAGGATTGTTCCGGTGA
- a CDS encoding adenylosuccinate synthetase: MACTIIVGGFFGDEGKGKIVAHIANRDRPSVISRGGVGPNAGHTVTIGTQTYGVRMVPSGFVFRDADLCIGTGVLVDPRVFLREVEMLGVQGRMYVDRRCGIIEEEHIQRDRGSEHLSKKIGSTGTGCGPANADRVLRLSRQAKDVPELSPFLADVPLKLNAAMDAGENVLLEGTQGFGISLYFGTYPFVTSKDTSASQIAADNGVGPTRIDDVIVVYKAYPTRVGEGPFSTEMSRERSHEMGIEEFGTVTHRPRRVGVWDGGMARYSAMVNGCTQAAITGIDRVDPACAGATEYSKLSRKARDFLAQAEEDIGAPITLISTGPDISHIIDRRDEI, encoded by the coding sequence ATGGCTTGTACGATCATCGTCGGCGGATTCTTCGGGGATGAAGGCAAGGGTAAGATTGTTGCGCATATTGCAAACCGCGACCGCCCCTCGGTAATCTCGCGGGGTGGCGTGGGCCCGAACGCCGGTCACACCGTCACGATCGGCACACAGACCTACGGGGTTCGCATGGTCCCCTCCGGATTCGTCTTCCGCGATGCAGACCTCTGCATCGGGACCGGCGTCCTGGTGGATCCGCGGGTGTTCCTGCGGGAGGTGGAGATGCTCGGGGTGCAGGGGCGGATGTACGTGGACCGGCGCTGCGGGATCATCGAGGAGGAGCACATCCAGCGGGACCGGGGGAGCGAACACCTGAGCAAGAAGATCGGGAGCACCGGCACCGGCTGCGGCCCGGCGAATGCGGACCGGGTGCTCCGCCTCTCCCGCCAGGCGAAAGATGTGCCGGAGCTCTCCCCGTTCCTCGCCGATGTCCCCCTGAAACTGAACGCGGCGATGGACGCCGGCGAGAATGTCCTGCTGGAGGGCACCCAGGGGTTCGGCATCTCCCTCTACTTCGGCACGTACCCCTTCGTCACCAGCAAGGACACCTCCGCCTCCCAGATCGCCGCGGACAACGGTGTCGGACCCACGCGGATCGACGACGTGATCGTGGTCTACAAGGCATACCCCACCCGGGTGGGGGAAGGGCCGTTCTCGACGGAGATGTCCAGGGAACGGTCCCACGAGATGGGGATCGAGGAGTTCGGGACCGTCACCCACCGCCCGAGAAGGGTCGGTGTCTGGGACGGGGGAATGGCCCGCTACTCCGCGATGGTGAACGGCTGCACGCAGGCGGCGATCACCGGGATCGACCGGGTGGATCCCGCCTGCGCCGGGGCGACCGAGTACTCGAAGCTCTCCCGCAAGGCCCGGGACTTCCTGGCGCAGGCCGAAGAGGATATCGGGGCCCCGATCACGCTGATATCGACGGGTCCGGATATCAGCCATATTATCGACCGCCGTGATGAGATATGA
- a CDS encoding methytransferase partner Trm112, whose product MRRRLMEILCCPVCKGDLILQVEAENEEEVLEGTLLCGACAATYPIREGIPNLLPPNERES is encoded by the coding sequence ATGAGAAGACGGCTGATGGAGATCCTCTGCTGTCCGGTCTGCAAGGGTGACCTGATCCTTCAGGTCGAGGCGGAGAACGAGGAGGAGGTGCTGGAGGGAACCCTCCTCTGCGGGGCATGCGCCGCAACCTACCCGATCCGGGAAGGGATCCCGAACCTGCTCCCCCCGAACGAGAGAGAGTCATGA
- a CDS encoding Lrp/AsnC family transcriptional regulator has protein sequence MDETDRTLLHLLEENSQTPVQDIAVMLNIPLPEVEERIRRLEKARIIRKYTTIIDWERGGDGEVAAIIDLKVSPERNFGYDKIAERIARFRQVRSLHLVTGVYDLQLVVTGRSMHEVARFVAEEIAPMEQIRETATHMIMKTFKENGLLFFEKESGERLPFSL, from the coding sequence GTGGACGAGACAGACCGAACGCTGCTGCATCTCCTGGAGGAGAACAGCCAGACGCCCGTGCAGGACATCGCTGTGATGCTGAACATCCCGCTTCCGGAGGTTGAGGAGCGGATCCGGAGACTGGAGAAGGCGCGGATCATCCGGAAGTACACGACCATCATCGACTGGGAGCGCGGCGGAGACGGGGAGGTGGCGGCGATCATCGACCTGAAGGTCAGCCCGGAGCGGAACTTCGGCTACGACAAGATCGCGGAGCGGATCGCCCGCTTCCGCCAGGTCCGCTCGCTCCACCTGGTCACGGGGGTGTACGACCTCCAGCTCGTGGTCACGGGGAGGTCCATGCACGAGGTGGCCCGGTTCGTGGCAGAGGAGATCGCGCCCATGGAGCAGATCCGCGAGACGGCGACCCACATGATCATGAAGACGTTCAAGGAGAACGGACTCCTCTTCTTCGAGAAGGAGTCCGGCGAACGGCTCCCCTTCTCGCTCTGA